A window of Apium graveolens cultivar Ventura chromosome 8, ASM990537v1, whole genome shotgun sequence contains these coding sequences:
- the LOC141679953 gene encoding uncharacterized protein LOC141679953, with translation MQEWNKPQILGHLLKVITNSDTLWATWVNKTALKGKNFWTTKLPTDCSWIWRKILKCRILALQFVSFRIGTGESISLWFDPWWNNACLASNRTSNIISQCGMQPGDKLSAIIHNGTWILPRANSRSHHLEPMLVDWLSTFVPPNLNTGPDLLLWDGCDATKIKTWDVWNSIRLRGTLVSWYRVVWHKLRINRYAHHQWLSCHGRLYTLSRLHKFGLVDNQQCYLCICGRETGSHIFLHCSYSKWVLCNLMSPLGINIVGESRLGFLTYLADLHDKPNSTVALCYAQIFCYHIWRERNARAHDSGVLGPRNLLKGINRDAYAKLQSSTWFSKLVITRPYLVPCNSL, from the coding sequence ATGCAGGAATGGAATAAACCTCAAATTCTGGGTCACTTGCTTAAAGTCATTACTAACTCGGACACACTTTGGGCTACCTGGGTCAATAAAACTGCCTTAAAAGGGAAGAATTTCTGGACTACTAAGCTTCCCACTGATTGTTCTTGGATCTGGAGGAAAATTCTCAAATGTCGTATATTGGCTTTGCAGTTTGTTTCGTTCCGTATTGGCACGGGTGAGTCCATCTCCCTTTGGTTCGATCCTTGGTGGAACAATGCATGCTTAGCTTCTAACAGAACCTCTAATATCATTTCTCAATGTGGAATGCAACCTGGTGAtaaacttagtgccattatcCATAATGGTACTTGGATTTTACCAAGGGCAAACTCAAGAAGTCACCATCTGGAACCAATGTTAGTGGACTGGCTATCAACTTTTGTCCCTCCGAATTTGAATACAGGTCCTGATCTTTTATTATGGGATGGCTGTGATGCCACAAAAATTAAAACCTGGGATGTTTGGAACTCAATAAGGCTTCGAGGTACCTTGGTTTCTTGGTATCGTGTGGTGTGGCACAAGCTGCGTATCAATCGATATGCTCACCACCAATGGCTTTCTTGTCACGGGAGGCTCTACACATTGTCTCGCCTTCACAAATTTGGCCTTGTGGATAACCAACAATGTTACTTATGTATTTGTGGCCGAGAAACGGGCTCTCATATCTTTCTTCACTGCTCTTACAGTAAATGGGTTTTGTGCAATCTTATGTCCCCGTTGGGAATCAACATTGTTGGTGAATCACGGCTTGGATTTCTCACTTACTTGGCTGATCTTCATGATAAACCTAATAGCACGGTGGCTCTCTGCTATGCTCAGATATTCTGCTACCATATTTGGAGGGAGCGAAATGCTCGAGCTCATGACTCTGGGGTCCTTGGTCCGAGGAACCTGCTTAAGGGTATCAACAGAGATGCTTATGCTAAACTACAAAGCTCTACTTGGTTTTCTAAGCTTGTAATTACTAGACCATATCTTGTTCCTTGTAATAGTTTGTAG